Proteins from one Acropora muricata isolate sample 2 chromosome 9, ASM3666990v1, whole genome shotgun sequence genomic window:
- the LOC136929183 gene encoding serine/threonine-protein kinase H1 homolog: MGCNNTKKLPEDEENIKSLKVPSREFCCDSDKPSNETRKNTEKKPKKGRVVEGRYSFDPIVTDKYEIKALIGRGSFSRVVRVENKVSRQPYAIKMLRIREGKELFESELTVLRKVKHKYIVQLYEVYECAERVYLVMDLLTGGELFDRIASRGSFTERDATGVLFMVLEGVRYLHSLGITHRDLKPENLLYYHPGPDSKIMITDFGLSKSRQNAVNETMDTTCGTPEYIAPEILLRRAYTNAVDIWAIGVISYILLSGQMPFADDNRTRMYKTILKAKYSFHGKAWKDVSDLAKDFIHALLVSEPNDRMTAEECLMHPWITTHAGTSSLKNLQRSISQNYLKTSSRLHSARSNTSQKSNRSTRSGRSALSQKHSSNTNATQDVHVISAFSNAPAHKDTQIGSKAVASMDNSAILSWPLVEKEHSVINEDDREFIQNTASVSESTPQEFTFTELEHNTKRSTTSQNQSPTPVFYRENQQPDRKKIYSLVLDYYTPSEAYGHKPPSVEVPSSREKSHIVLKDNFLPQQQPTHQLSVDTLKMGTTPYRLHPLSPSPRKNKIYCSYDSA, encoded by the exons ATGGGTTGCAATAACACAAAAAAGTTACCGGAAGATGAAGAAAACATCAAGTCTTTAAAAGTTCCATCACGTGAGTTTTGTTGCGATTCCGACAAACCGAGCAATGAAACGAGGAAAAACACGGAGAAGAAGCCAAAGAAAGGTCGAGTTGTAGAAGGAAGATATAGTTTTGATCCTATCGTTACTGATAAATATGAGATCAAAGCCTTGATAGGTCGTGGATCATTTAGTCGAGTGGTCCGAGTTGAAAATAAAGTTTCAAGGCAACCATACGCGATCAAAATGCTCAGAATACGCGAGGGTAAAGAACTATTCGAGTCTGAACTGACTGTGTTGCGGAAAGTTAAACACAAATATATTGTTCAACTGTACGAGGTTTATGAATGTGCAGAAAGAGTTTACCTTGTTATGGATCTTTTAACGGGAGGTGAACTGTTCGATCGCATTGCTTCTCGAGGGTCCTTCACCGAGCGAGATGCAACGGGAGTTTTGTTTATGGTCCTCGAGGGCGTTCGCTACCTTCACTCGCTTGGAATAACTCATAGGGACCTAAAACCCGAGAATTTATTATACTACCATCCAGGACCAGACTCTAAAATCATGATCACTGATTTTGGATTGTCCAAAAGTCGACAAAATGCGGTAAATGAGACAATGGATACTACCTGCGGAACACCCGAGTACATAGCACCTGAAATACTCTTGCGACGTGCTTACACAAATGCGGTTGACATTTGGGCCATTGGAGTGATTTCGTATATTTTACTAAGCGGACAAATGCCGTTTGCAGATGACAATCGTACAAGAATGTACAAGACGATTTTGAAGGCGAAGTATTCATTCCACGGCAAG GCATGGAAAGATGTCTCCGATCTTGCCAAGGACTTTATTCATGCATTGTTGGTTTCAGAACCAAATGATCGCATGACAGCAGAAGAATGCCTAATGCATCCCTGGATCACAACACACGCTGGTACCTCCAGTCTCAAGAACCTCCAAAGGTCAATCAGCCAAAACTACCTCAAGACGTCATCTAGGTTACACAGTGCAAGGTCCAACACCTCTCAAAAGTCAAACAGATCTACACGGTCAGGAAGGTCTGCTCTATCACAGAAGCACTCCAGCAACACAAATGCTACTCAAGATGTTCATGTGATATCTGCATTTTCTAATGCTCCAGCACACAAGGACACACAAATTGGAAGCAAGGCTGTTGCTTCAATGGACAATAGTGCTATATTGTCATGGCCATTGGTGGAAAAAGAACATTCTGTAATCAACGAAGATGACAGAGAATTCATCCAGAATACTGCTTCTGTTTCCGAATCCACACCCCAGGAATTTACCTTCACAGAATTGGAGCACAATACAAAACGGAGTACAACAAGCCAAAATCAGTCACCAACTCCTGTATTTTACAGGGAAAATCAACAACCAGATCGTAAAAAGATCTACTCATTAGTTCTGGACTACTATACTCCAAGTGAGGCCTATGGACACAAACCACCTAGCGTAGAAGTCCCATCCAGCAGAGAAAAGTCACATATTGTGTTGAAGGACAATTTCTTGCCACAACAACAACCAACACATCAACTTTCTGTAGACACATTGAAAATGGGGACAACTCCCTACAGACTTCATCCACTTTCACCGTCGccaaggaaaaacaaaatatattgCAGCTATGATTCAGCCTAG
- the LOC136927450 gene encoding transcription factor E2F5-like codes for MADFGSPGTPSRHEKSLGLLTTKFVSLLQEAKDGVLDLKVAADTLAVRQKRRIYDITNVLEGIGLIEKKSKNSIQWKGAGPGCNTREISDKLVHLKGELERLEDKERELDKQRLWVQQSLKNVSEDPENEQLAYATYEDVCHSFRGDTLLVVQAPSGTQLEVPIPEANMKQPAKYQIHLKSQNGPIHVLLVNKDATADSPVVTPVPPPVNDINVNDNQALREGEEAMDMGGKETNDLNGKGVAVKTEVLDSSRANELKEVANDIIFGNSLKEGNIAEEVIDEFMSAEVYAPLLRLSPPPGEHDYYFNLDDSEGVCDLFDIPMNSLPGAMAS; via the exons ATGGCGGATTTCGGTTCTCCTGGAACGCCGAGTCGTCATGAAAAATCTCTAGGTTTACTGACAACCAAATTCGTTAGTTTATTGCAGGAAGCGAAAGATGGGGTCCTAGATCTTAAAGTG GCCGCCGATACTCTCGCCGTCCGTCAGAAGAGGCGAATTTATGATATAACCAATGTACTTGAAGGAATAGGATTAATAGAGAAGAAATCAAAGAACAGTATTCAGTGGAA AGGTGCTGGCCCAGGATGCAATACCAGAGAAATCTCGGACAAACTAGTTCATTTGAAAGGCGAATTGGAAAGATTAGAAGACAAAGAAAGAGAGCTGGATAAGCAAAGATTGTGGGTTCAACAAAGTCTTAAAAATGTGTCAGAAGATCCTGAAAATGAGCAGCTTGCTTATGCTACGTATGAAGATGTGTGTCACAGTTTCCGGGGCGATACGTTGTTGGTTGTCCAAGCACCATCTGGTACCCAACTTGAAGTTCCAATCCCAGAAGCC AACATGAAGCAACCTGCAAAGTACCAAATTCACCTGAAAAGCCAGAATGGCCCCATCCATGTGCTTTTGGTAAACAAAGATGCTACCGCAGACAGTCCGGTGGTAACCCCTGTACCTCCCCCGGTCAATGATATCAATGTAAACGACAATCAGGCGTTAAGAGAGGGAGAAGAAGCTATGGACATGGGCGGAAAAGAGACTAATGACCTTAACGGCAAAGGAGTGGCAGTCAAGACTGAAGTCCTTGACAGCAGCCGAG CAAATGAGCTCAAAGAAGTTGCTAATGACATAATATTTGGAAACAGCCTCAAAG AGGGGAATATTGCTGAAGAAGTCATAGACGAGTTCATGTCAGCAGAAG TGTATGCACCACTACTTAGGCTGTCACCTCCCCCAGGGGAGCACGATTACTACTTTAACTTGGATGACTCAGAGGGGGTTTGTGATCTGTTCGACATTCCCATGAATTCTCTGCCAGGAGCCATGGCTTCATGA